The sequence CGCTGTAGCCGGTAATCTTCCCGGGCCAGGGCGCGAAGGTGACCGGGTCCTCGGCGTTCACGCGGCACTCGATGGCCGCCCCGCGCATCTGGATGTCCTCCTGCTTGAAGCGCAGGGGGTGGCCATAGGCCATGCGGATCTGCTCGCGCACCAGGTCCACGCCCGTGACGAGCTCCGTCACCGGGTGCTCCACCTGGATGCGGGTGTTCATTTCCATGAAATAGAACTGTCCGCGCTCATCCAGCAGGTACTCGATGGTGCCCACGTTGTTGTAGCGCAGCTTGCGCATCGCCTCGACGGAGACGCGCCCCATCTCCGCGCGCAGCTCCGGCGTGAGCGCCGGCGAGGGGCTCTCCTCGATGAGCTTCTGGTGCCGGCGCTGCACCGAGCACTCACGCTCGCCCAGGTGGATGATGTTGCCGTGCTCGTCGGCGGCGATCTGGATCTCGATGTGGCGCGGCTTCTCCACGTACCGCTCGATGTAGAGATCGCCATTGTTGAAGCTGGCCACCGCCTCGGCCGCCGCGGTGGAGAACGCCTGCGCCAGCACGCTCGGCTCGCGGACGATCTTCATCCCCTTGCCGCCGCCGCCCGCGGCCGCCTTGAGGATGACCGGGAAGCCAATCTCCTTGGCGAAGACCTCCGCCTCCCGGGCGTCCTTCAGCACGTGGGGGCTGCCGGGCAGCAGCGGCATGCCCGCCTCGAGCGCGGCCTTGCGGGCCCGCACCTTGTTGCCCATGAGCCGGAGCATCTCGGGCCGGGGGCCAATGAAGCGGATCTTGCAGCTCTCGCACACCTCGGCGAACTCGGCGTTCTCCGAGAGGAAGCCGTAGCCCGGATGGATAGCGTCCGCCCGGGTGATTTCCGCCGCGGACAGCAGCTGGGGAATGTTGAGGTAGCTCTCCTTGGACGGCGGCGGCCCGATGCACACCGACTCGTCGGCGAAGCGCACGTGCAGCGCATTGCTATCCGCCGTGGAGTGCACCGCCACCGTGGCGATTCCCAGCTCCCGGCATGCACGGATGACCCGCAGGGCAATCTCCCCACGATTGGCGATCAGCACTTTCTTGAACACGCTCAGAACTCCTCGCGGCTACGCGGGGACCGGCCCTCCGGGGCCGGTCCCGAGGGCTACGCTGGCTCGATGCGGAAGAGCGCTTGACCGAACTCGACGGGCTGCCCGTTCTCGACCAGGATCTCCGCCACCCGGCCCGCCATCTCGGACTCGATCTCGTTCATCAACTTCATGGCCTCGACGATGCAGAGCACCTGGCCCTTCTTCACCACCGTGCCCACCTCCGCGAAGGAGGGCTGGTCCGGGGCCGGGGTCCGGTAGAACGTCCCCACGAACGGGCTGGTGATGAGCTGGCCGGGCTTCTGCGCGGCCGCCGCGGGGGCCGCCGCCGCCGCGGGCGCCGGGGCCGAGGCCCGTGCAGGCGCCGGGTACTCCGCCGCGGGCACGGGGCTCACCGAGGGGCTCACCGGCGCCGCATGAACGATCGTGGGCGCGGGGCCATGTCCCCGGCGGATGTACAGCCGCTCATCGCCCCGCTGCCACACCAACCTCGTGACGTCCGAGGCCTCCAGCATCTCCACGATCTGCCGGAGCGCTTCCACATCCAGGGACGTCACCGCCCCTGCTTCTCGCTCTCCACCGGCAGGCGCGGATCCGCTCTCCGACCGGGACACCTTGCGCTTCGTCGCCATGAATCCCCTCCGTCCGGAACCGTGACCGGCTCAGCCCGCCGTGGCCACGCGCGTGAGGTACTTGCCATCGCGCGTGTCGATTTTCAGCACGTCGCCCTCGTTGATGAAGAGCGGAACGTTGACCGAGTAGCCCGTCTCCAGCTCGGCCGGCTTCAGCGCGCCCGACACCGTGTCGCCGCGCACGCCCGGATCACACTTGGTGACCTTCAGATCCACCGAGTTGGGCAGCGTCACGCCGATGGCCTTGCCGTTGTAGAAGAGCACCGAGGCGTTGATGTTCTCCTTCAGGAAGTTCTTGGACTCGCCGAGCACCTTCTCGCTGAGGAAGGTCTGCTCGAAGCTCTTCGTGTCCATGAAGTAGTAGTCCTCGCCCTGGAGATACAGGTACTGCATCTCCTTCTCCTCGATGTCGGGCTTGCCCACCTTCTCGCCGGACTTCAGGGTGGGCTGCAGCACGCGCCCCGTTAGCAGGCTGCGGATCGTCGTGCGCACGAACGCGGAGCCCTTGCCAGGCTTGACGTGCTGGAACTCGACGATTTCGAACGGCTCGCCGTCGATCTCGATCTTGAGGCCCTTGCGGAACTCGGAGGTATCAATGACACCGGCCATGGGACAGCTCCTTCGGACTACTGAAAAAGTCCGGGGTGTCTAGCCGATGGCACTCCCCTTTGGAAAGGGGAAAGCAGTGGGGCAGCGCGTCGACTGCCCGGCTGCCCTACAATTCGGCGCGGACCTTCGGCGCGGTGACCCGCAGCACGTAGCGGCCCTTGCCGTAGTTTCCCTCGGCCCGGAGCGCCAGGATGAGGAAATACTCCGGGGACACCATGCGGATGAGCGTCAGCACCTTGTCGCTGTTGACGCTCAGCTCCGTCACGGTGCCCGTCTTGAGCACCTCGGCGGCGTTCTTGAGCTGGGTGAGCAGGTTGGCGTACTCCACCCAGGCCCCTCCCAGCTCCAGCTCCGCCGCATCCTCCTTTTGGTAGGTCTCGACCGAAATGCCGTCGAAGCCCATCACGCTGCACGCGAGGGCCCCATCGACCTGATTGACCACCGACTCCAGGTGTGCACGGAAGGACATGTCAG is a genomic window of Stigmatella erecta containing:
- the accC gene encoding acetyl-CoA carboxylase biotin carboxylase subunit; the encoded protein is MFKKVLIANRGEIALRVIRACRELGIATVAVHSTADSNALHVRFADESVCIGPPPSKESYLNIPQLLSAAEITRADAIHPGYGFLSENAEFAEVCESCKIRFIGPRPEMLRLMGNKVRARKAALEAGMPLLPGSPHVLKDAREAEVFAKEIGFPVILKAAAGGGGKGMKIVREPSVLAQAFSTAAAEAVASFNNGDLYIERYVEKPRHIEIQIAADEHGNIIHLGERECSVQRRHQKLIEESPSPALTPELRAEMGRVSVEAMRKLRYNNVGTIEYLLDERGQFYFMEMNTRIQVEHPVTELVTGVDLVREQIRMAYGHPLRFKQEDIQMRGAAIECRVNAEDPVTFAPWPGKITGYSVPGGYGVRVDSAAYENYTVLPHYDSLLSKLIVHAEDRPTAIRRMQRALSEYVVEGIRTNIPFHRAALAEESFQEGNYDTRFVERLLASETGTHRLKKAIEETP
- the accB gene encoding acetyl-CoA carboxylase biotin carboxyl carrier protein, encoding MATKRKVSRSESGSAPAGGEREAGAVTSLDVEALRQIVEMLEASDVTRLVWQRGDERLYIRRGHGPAPTIVHAAPVSPSVSPVPAAEYPAPARASAPAPAAAAAPAAAAQKPGQLITSPFVGTFYRTPAPDQPSFAEVGTVVKKGQVLCIVEAMKLMNEIESEMAGRVAEILVENGQPVEFGQALFRIEPA
- the efp gene encoding elongation factor P; this translates as MAGVIDTSEFRKGLKIEIDGEPFEIVEFQHVKPGKGSAFVRTTIRSLLTGRVLQPTLKSGEKVGKPDIEEKEMQYLYLQGEDYYFMDTKSFEQTFLSEKVLGESKNFLKENINASVLFYNGKAIGVTLPNSVDLKVTKCDPGVRGDTVSGALKPAELETGYSVNVPLFINEGDVLKIDTRDGKYLTRVATAG
- a CDS encoding roadblock/LC7 domain-containing protein, whose protein sequence is MSFRAHLESVVNQVDGALACSVMGFDGISVETYQKEDAAELELGGAWVEYANLLTQLKNAAEVLKTGTVTELSVNSDKVLTLIRMVSPEYFLILALRAEGNYGKGRYVLRVTAPKVRAEL